Proteins encoded in a region of the Balneola sp. genome:
- a CDS encoding LysM peptidoglycan-binding domain-containing protein — protein MKFLLSLILLLLVSLNAIGQEQKTYTVKQGETLYAISKQLNVSVAELQQWNNLSDNTLSIGDELVYYAVEVDTTQVIETSASLIEITTPQQNTFYVVRSGDNLTRIAREHNMTIDELRTLNNLNGDLLSIGQRLSVRKLIDSVAPSVSEFSEESSPQGSFAVYTVQQGEYTNQLLTRFKMTLPEIQELNPEINFDALDVNQKITILLPPSRSYSNPYEPKANLQDLGVVGAISYKNSEFGNTTTNGELYNPEQLTAAHSNIALGSIIFVENSSTKNGIFVRINDRVTGSGLKLSAKAYRILGLDENSNPTVSIYIES, from the coding sequence ATGAAATTTCTACTCTCTCTTATTCTCCTTCTTTTAGTTTCCCTGAATGCTATCGGACAGGAACAAAAAACCTATACAGTAAAGCAGGGGGAGACTCTATACGCCATCTCAAAACAGCTGAATGTTTCCGTAGCTGAACTTCAACAATGGAATAACTTAAGTGATAACACACTTTCGATCGGGGATGAACTCGTATACTATGCCGTGGAAGTCGATACAACACAGGTTATCGAAACAAGTGCTTCACTTATCGAAATCACTACCCCTCAACAGAATACTTTCTATGTTGTACGAAGTGGAGATAACCTTACTAGAATAGCGCGTGAGCACAATATGACTATAGACGAGCTCAGGACATTGAATAATCTGAACGGAGATTTATTGAGTATCGGTCAACGATTAAGTGTCAGAAAGCTAATCGATAGTGTAGCTCCATCCGTTTCAGAATTCTCAGAAGAATCTTCCCCTCAAGGATCATTTGCAGTTTATACCGTTCAGCAAGGCGAGTATACGAATCAACTTTTGACTCGCTTTAAAATGACTTTACCTGAGATTCAGGAGCTAAACCCTGAAATCAACTTTGATGCCCTGGATGTGAATCAGAAAATTACGATTCTTCTTCCTCCCTCACGCTCATATTCAAACCCGTATGAGCCTAAGGCTAATTTACAGGATTTGGGAGTTGTAGGTGCTATTTCTTATAAAAACTCTGAATTCGGGAATACTACTACCAATGGAGAGTTGTATAATCCGGAACAACTTACTGCGGCACATTCAAATATAGCGTTGGGTAGTATAATTTTTGTAGAAAATTCTAGTACAAAAAATGGGATTTTTGTTCGAATAAATGACAGAGTAACAGGATCTGGATTGAAACTTTCAGCTAAAGCGTATCGAATATTGGGTCTTGATGAAAACTCAAACCCAACGGTTAGCATTTATATTGAAAGTTGA
- a CDS encoding riboflavin synthase: MFTGIVSEVGTIKEVKSLNGGGIEFEIASSFASTCHIDESISINGVCHTVTAFDDQTFTVQSVEETLRKTTMGELSQGSNINLERSLTLQTGIEGHLVQGHVDTVGEIIEVENEETGWLLTIRFPEEFKTMIVGRGSITMEGISLTIAREQGNEFTVAIIPYTWEHTNLQFKGVGDKVNLEFDVIGKYVVKYLASIQRG; this comes from the coding sequence ATGTTTACAGGAATTGTATCAGAAGTTGGAACCATTAAAGAAGTGAAAAGCCTGAATGGTGGAGGGATTGAGTTTGAGATCGCTTCTTCGTTTGCCAGTACCTGCCATATTGATGAAAGTATTTCGATCAATGGAGTTTGTCATACAGTAACAGCATTTGATGATCAAACTTTTACGGTACAAAGTGTTGAAGAAACACTTCGCAAGACAACCATGGGGGAACTTTCACAAGGAAGTAATATAAATCTGGAGCGCTCTCTTACGCTACAAACCGGAATTGAAGGTCATTTGGTGCAAGGTCATGTTGATACTGTAGGTGAAATCATTGAAGTAGAAAATGAAGAAACCGGATGGTTGCTTACCATTCGATTTCCCGAAGAATTTAAAACGATGATTGTTGGCAGGGGGAGCATCACAATGGAGGGAATAAGCCTTACAATAGCGCGCGAACAAGGAAATGAATTCACAGTTGCTATCATCCCTTATACCTGGGAGCACACTAACCTGCAGTTCAAAGGAGTGGGTGATAAGGTGAACCTGGAGTTTGATGTAATTGGTAAATACGTGGTTAAGTATTTAGCGAGTATTCAACGCGGTTAG
- a CDS encoding MCE family protein has translation MNKLSNEVKIGLVVLAAIVVAYLGFRVMKDEPLFSATNIIYTKYANVDGLIKGGDVFLRGFKVGSVREMEFLPNGDSTLVTLNISEPISIPIGSKAQIVPALLGTASIEIVKSDNQQMISWGDFIEGTHEEGVVESFSDKGSDIADSVAITLSLTNDLLRSMANLEKGGEISSTISNIQESTESIAQIIKNRQGEIDAMILDAQKTLANVSELSDSSKQDLTSIISNLEKFSGELDSLSAEFLESSESMSSILSKIDIGEGTLGKMVNDPSLYDNLDSLTVNLNELIKSIQEDPKRYLKHMRLVDIF, from the coding sequence TTGAACAAGTTAAGCAACGAGGTTAAAATTGGACTAGTAGTACTTGCTGCAATTGTAGTGGCCTATCTTGGTTTCCGGGTAATGAAAGATGAACCTTTGTTTTCAGCTACTAATATCATTTATACTAAGTATGCAAATGTAGATGGGCTCATTAAAGGCGGAGATGTTTTTCTAAGAGGATTTAAAGTTGGTTCCGTTAGGGAAATGGAGTTTTTGCCAAATGGAGATAGCACCTTGGTTACATTGAATATTTCAGAGCCGATTAGCATACCTATAGGTTCTAAAGCTCAAATAGTTCCGGCACTACTGGGAACAGCTAGCATTGAGATCGTAAAATCTGACAACCAGCAAATGATAAGCTGGGGTGATTTTATAGAAGGAACCCATGAAGAAGGGGTAGTGGAATCATTTTCTGATAAAGGATCAGATATCGCGGACTCTGTAGCAATCACGCTATCGTTAACTAACGATTTGCTCCGCTCAATGGCCAACTTGGAAAAAGGAGGAGAAATCTCATCCACTATTTCAAATATTCAAGAGAGTACAGAGTCCATAGCTCAGATCATCAAGAATCGCCAAGGAGAGATTGATGCAATGATTCTGGATGCACAAAAAACGCTTGCGAATGTTAGTGAACTAAGTGACTCAAGCAAACAAGACCTTACAAGTATCATTTCAAACCTTGAAAAGTTCAGTGGAGAATTAGATTCTTTATCTGCTGAGTTTTTGGAGAGCTCCGAATCTATGTCCAGCATACTTTCCAAAATAGATATTGGCGAAGGTACTTTAGGAAAAATGGTTAACGATCCCTCTCTCTATGATAACCTGGATAGCTTAACAGTTAACCTAAACGAGCTGATTAAGTCAATCCAGGAAGACCCTAAGCGTTACCTAAAGCATATGCGCCTGGTCGATATATTTTAA
- a CDS encoding ABC transporter permease yields the protein MDSIKQFGQYSLLLYQALRSVTEFSTYRKNLFAEFVKVGYESIPIIMLTGFFTGAVLTLQTAYQLDTDLYPVSIVGSIVGQSIVIELAAVIGGLVLAGKVGARISTELGTMRVSEQIDALESMGFNSVTFLVVPRILAGICMFPVLYVAAATTGISGGILAGSLDGILPVAEFMQGARQFFYPEDVVFGIVKSFVFGFVITSIACFKGYYAFGGAEGVGNATTQSTVLGCIYILLADFVLAAILL from the coding sequence ATGGATTCTATTAAACAGTTTGGTCAGTATTCCTTACTTCTCTACCAGGCGTTACGCTCAGTTACTGAATTTAGTACGTACCGAAAAAACCTTTTTGCGGAATTTGTAAAGGTGGGGTACGAGTCTATCCCTATTATAATGCTAACCGGTTTTTTTACCGGAGCAGTATTGACCCTGCAAACTGCTTATCAGCTTGATACAGATTTATATCCGGTTTCAATTGTAGGATCCATTGTTGGGCAATCAATAGTGATTGAATTAGCAGCTGTTATTGGAGGGCTTGTATTAGCTGGTAAAGTTGGAGCCAGGATCTCAACCGAGCTTGGAACCATGCGTGTTAGTGAGCAAATTGATGCGCTGGAGTCGATGGGATTCAATTCTGTTACCTTTTTGGTAGTACCGAGGATTCTAGCTGGAATTTGTATGTTTCCTGTACTCTATGTTGCGGCTGCGACCACCGGGATTTCGGGAGGTATTCTAGCAGGCTCATTAGATGGGATTCTTCCGGTTGCTGAGTTTATGCAGGGCGCAAGACAGTTTTTCTATCCCGAGGATGTGGTTTTTGGTATTGTGAAGTCTTTCGTATTTGGTTTTGTAATTACCTCTATTGCTTGCTTTAAGGGATATTATGCGTTTGGTGGAGCAGAGGGGGTTGGGAACGCTACTACCCAGTCCACCGTATTAGGATGTATTTATATTTTATTAGCCGATTTTGTGCTTGCAGCAATCTTGTTATAA
- a CDS encoding CPBP family intramembrane metalloprotease produces the protein MANQVRQYLTTTHTLLYSFLLSLPLFLIYESLILISQPNTEHIVRISVDVWMKSIFTYLGVNAVSFSLLAMMLIGFFILYKERERLKEIRFVYFTMLFFECLIYAIVFAFISNALVSLLLNMAATDPVESLTYLQKLALSLGAGLYEELFFRVILVSLFILIFNKILGKKWAAVIAAVTLSALLFSAVHYMGDMGDLFTLNSFLYRFIFGLILNGLYVWRGFGVAAWTHAIYDVLVITFLGA, from the coding sequence ATGGCAAATCAGGTCCGACAATATCTAACAACTACACATACCCTCCTTTATAGTTTTCTATTAAGCCTTCCTTTATTTCTCATTTATGAAAGCTTAATTCTAATCTCCCAGCCAAATACTGAGCACATTGTCAGAATTAGTGTAGATGTGTGGATGAAATCCATTTTTACTTATTTGGGTGTTAACGCAGTTTCATTCTCTTTGCTAGCGATGATGCTCATTGGCTTTTTCATTTTGTATAAAGAAAGAGAACGCCTGAAAGAGATCCGCTTTGTTTATTTCACCATGCTTTTTTTTGAATGCCTGATTTATGCCATCGTTTTTGCATTCATTAGCAATGCTCTTGTCTCTTTACTTCTCAATATGGCAGCTACCGATCCTGTCGAATCCCTGACTTACTTACAAAAACTAGCTCTTTCTTTAGGAGCTGGCCTTTATGAAGAACTCTTCTTTAGAGTGATTCTTGTAAGTTTATTTATACTAATATTTAATAAAATTTTAGGGAAAAAATGGGCGGCAGTAATAGCTGCCGTGACTCTTTCAGCTTTATTATTTAGCGCCGTTCATTACATGGGAGATATGGGGGACCTGTTCACACTAAATTCGTTTCTCTATCGCTTTATATTCGGATTAATTTTAAATGGACTCTATGTTTGGAGGGGCTTCGGAGTAGCTGCCTGGACTCATGCCATATATGATGTACTAGTGATCACATTCCTTGGGGCTTAG
- a CDS encoding sensor histidine kinase, whose translation MNLFAQSGWIKLMLILFLLLLGAGSLIYNNYLVGKILDQERASVQLWAKVIEFNSLPYDQQASAKLFEVAFQLQENSSVPDSLIDKLLEVEGLRSSQDFVTDELVLDEAGYFQVPAVLVDSTGAPVEYIYFTPSESNPDSQEVTVEYGFRNIALKHIDTPAKRERLVNQLKETNPPIKITIGDEQTQIVQFVYYGESPTVRILRYFPYIQILILTLLLGIGYTTYKSITRTEQSNLWVGMAKEAAHQLGTPISSLYGWIHLFKDEYGDDKSASKIIQEIENDVERLSGVAERFGKIGSSPELSSMDIKSNLDGVITYMERRLPKLGKAVNVKKDLEADAKVMINPELFQWAVENLVKNSMDALTTNGREAYIAVSSRIKGKDVIIDIEDSGSGIEPSQFKSVFRPGYSTKKRGWGLGLSLTKRIIEDYHSGKVFVLKSELGVGTTMRITLPVEEKES comes from the coding sequence ATGAATTTATTTGCCCAATCGGGTTGGATAAAGTTGATGCTTATCCTCTTTCTACTTTTGTTAGGGGCAGGATCGCTTATCTACAATAATTATCTGGTGGGTAAGATACTTGATCAGGAAAGGGCCAGTGTTCAGCTATGGGCTAAAGTTATAGAGTTTAATTCGCTCCCGTATGATCAACAGGCAAGCGCAAAACTATTTGAGGTGGCTTTTCAGCTTCAGGAGAATTCGAGCGTTCCGGATAGTTTGATCGATAAATTACTGGAAGTAGAAGGTCTGAGAAGTTCTCAGGATTTTGTAACCGATGAACTGGTGTTGGATGAAGCAGGATATTTCCAGGTTCCGGCGGTGCTGGTCGATTCAACTGGCGCTCCTGTTGAATATATATACTTCACTCCCAGCGAGTCGAATCCGGATTCACAAGAGGTTACGGTAGAGTATGGGTTCAGAAATATAGCTCTCAAACATATTGATACCCCAGCAAAAAGAGAACGGCTGGTTAATCAGCTTAAGGAAACTAATCCTCCTATTAAAATTACAATTGGGGATGAACAAACTCAGATTGTTCAGTTCGTGTATTATGGTGAGAGCCCAACGGTAAGAATTCTTCGCTACTTCCCTTACATTCAAATTTTGATACTCACTTTATTACTAGGTATAGGATATACTACCTATAAAAGTATCACCAGAACCGAGCAATCGAATCTTTGGGTAGGTATGGCCAAAGAGGCAGCGCATCAATTAGGTACTCCTATCTCTAGTTTATATGGTTGGATTCATCTATTCAAAGATGAGTATGGGGATGATAAATCAGCATCAAAAATCATTCAGGAAATAGAAAATGATGTTGAACGATTAAGTGGTGTAGCTGAACGGTTCGGTAAAATTGGTTCGTCTCCTGAACTCTCTTCGATGGACATAAAGTCTAATCTGGATGGAGTCATAACATATATGGAGCGAAGATTGCCCAAACTGGGTAAAGCCGTAAATGTGAAGAAGGACTTAGAAGCTGATGCTAAGGTGATGATCAACCCGGAGTTATTTCAATGGGCGGTCGAAAACCTCGTAAAAAACTCGATGGATGCTCTCACTACAAATGGTAGGGAAGCGTATATCGCAGTTTCGTCGAGGATAAAAGGGAAGGATGTAATTATTGATATTGAAGATTCCGGGTCAGGCATAGAGCCAAGTCAATTTAAGTCAGTATTCAGACCCGGATATAGCACAAAGAAAAGAGGTTGGGGCTTGGGACTTAGTCTTACCAAAAGAATCATCGAAGACTATCATTCCGGAAAAGTATTTGTATTAAAATCGGAATTGGGCGTAGGAACCACGATGAGGATTACCCTTCCTGTTGAAGAGAAAGAAAGTTAA
- the ribD gene encoding bifunctional diaminohydroxyphosphoribosylaminopyrimidine deaminase/5-amino-6-(5-phosphoribosylamino)uracil reductase RibD, whose protein sequence is MEKTEQLQIDEFWMQKAIDLARKGKGFVSPNPMVGCVIVSKEGDLIGKGYHEKFGEAHAEVNAVESVKDTALLKDSTVYVSLEPCSHHGKTPPCAALLSKLPISRVVVAMQDPNPKVNGSGLAQLRNAGVETEIGVLKDEAEKLNEFFIHHQLFKRPFVTLKVAQTADGYLAAPDGDSKWISGKESRKRVHKWRSEYDAVLVGRSTAMLDNPSLTVRHVKGRQPQRIVLDGPYELPKTLNLFSDKYEEKTIVVTWNKQASATDADPMLKLMQHNYFRGEVIQVSKKNGHIHLKEMLNQLAEKGITSVLIEGGQHLSSALIKEKLVDKIELFISPKMLGGGTRSFLNIGVNKMRDIIRFKEVSWEKIGDDMLLTGYI, encoded by the coding sequence ATGGAAAAAACCGAGCAGTTACAAATCGACGAATTTTGGATGCAGAAAGCTATTGACCTTGCCAGAAAGGGAAAAGGCTTCGTTTCACCTAATCCAATGGTAGGGTGTGTAATTGTATCAAAAGAAGGTGATTTAATCGGAAAAGGGTACCATGAGAAATTCGGAGAGGCACATGCTGAGGTTAATGCAGTAGAGTCTGTAAAAGATACTGCCCTGTTAAAGGATTCAACGGTATATGTATCATTGGAACCTTGCTCACATCATGGAAAAACTCCTCCATGCGCAGCACTACTAAGCAAGCTACCAATTTCCAGAGTAGTAGTGGCGATGCAGGATCCAAACCCTAAAGTAAATGGAAGTGGTTTAGCCCAACTTAGAAATGCAGGAGTCGAAACAGAGATCGGTGTTCTTAAAGATGAGGCGGAGAAGCTAAACGAGTTTTTTATCCATCACCAGCTTTTTAAGCGGCCATTTGTAACCTTAAAAGTTGCTCAAACTGCAGATGGTTACCTTGCAGCTCCGGATGGAGATTCCAAGTGGATTTCAGGGAAAGAGTCTAGGAAAAGGGTTCATAAATGGAGATCAGAGTACGATGCGGTACTAGTTGGAAGATCAACAGCCATGCTCGACAATCCATCACTTACAGTTCGCCATGTTAAAGGAAGACAGCCCCAGAGAATTGTTTTGGATGGACCTTATGAGCTCCCCAAAACGCTTAATCTTTTTTCAGATAAATATGAGGAGAAAACCATAGTAGTAACCTGGAATAAGCAAGCGTCAGCGACGGATGCAGATCCGATGCTAAAACTGATGCAGCACAATTATTTTAGAGGAGAAGTGATCCAGGTTTCGAAAAAGAATGGGCATATCCATTTAAAAGAAATGCTAAATCAACTTGCTGAAAAAGGAATTACCTCAGTACTTATTGAAGGTGGTCAGCATCTTTCTTCCGCTTTAATAAAGGAGAAGCTCGTGGATAAAATCGAACTCTTTATCTCTCCTAAAATGTTGGGTGGAGGCACAAGGTCTTTTCTTAATATTGGAGTGAATAAAATGCGAGATATCATCCGCTTTAAAGAGGTTAGTTGGGAAAAGATAGGTGATGACATGTTATTAACCGGTTACATTTAA
- a CDS encoding potassium channel protein: MNNRLYSALVENPAVFRIGIATTIMMAIFLVGTLGYHYIEGMGFFDGLYMTFITISTIGFREVHNLSIEGRIFTMGIFIFGIGVISYIASQTTQLIFENEHFLKRAIRKRLGEMNQHYIICGYGRIGNRIANVLRDAGLPVVVVELEESNIDRIQADKHVYIQGDAQNENILQEAGIDKAKALICALSSDKDNVFTTLLARELNPEIFILVRANENSNRLRISRAGANKVISPYDIGADRMANVILRPQVEHFIETMTRDDQQDHTFDEVLIGKGSALSGKSLGEIGVRNKYGVLIIAIIPNGERIKFNPLSTDIINEGDSLILLGDMKKVGDFRSELCKDDRSLAERTEHI, from the coding sequence ATGAATAATCGACTGTATTCCGCTCTGGTCGAAAATCCCGCCGTTTTTAGGATAGGTATTGCTACTACTATTATGATGGCAATATTCCTTGTTGGAACCCTGGGCTACCACTATATAGAGGGTATGGGCTTTTTTGATGGGCTTTATATGACCTTTATCACTATCTCAACAATAGGTTTTAGGGAGGTTCATAATCTATCGATTGAAGGGCGCATTTTCACGATGGGTATCTTTATATTTGGGATCGGGGTGATTTCATACATCGCTTCACAAACTACCCAGTTAATTTTTGAGAATGAACATTTTCTAAAACGGGCTATAAGAAAGCGGCTTGGAGAAATGAATCAACATTACATAATCTGTGGATATGGAAGAATAGGTAACCGGATCGCAAATGTACTCCGCGATGCCGGTTTGCCAGTTGTAGTTGTAGAGCTGGAGGAGTCAAATATTGATCGAATTCAGGCAGACAAACACGTCTATATCCAGGGTGATGCACAAAATGAGAACATACTGCAAGAAGCGGGTATCGATAAAGCTAAAGCGCTGATCTGTGCACTATCAAGTGATAAGGACAATGTATTTACTACCCTACTTGCTCGAGAATTGAATCCTGAAATTTTCATTTTAGTCCGTGCTAATGAGAACAGTAACCGCTTGAGAATTTCAAGAGCTGGAGCTAATAAAGTAATTTCTCCCTACGATATTGGTGCAGATCGTATGGCAAATGTAATACTAAGACCTCAGGTTGAACACTTTATTGAAACCATGACGAGAGATGATCAACAAGATCATACCTTCGATGAGGTTTTAATTGGTAAGGGTTCAGCCTTATCTGGAAAAAGCCTTGGAGAGATCGGTGTAAGAAATAAATACGGAGTACTAATCATTGCCATTATACCCAATGGAGAGCGCATCAAATTTAACCCACTTAGTACTGATATAATTAATGAGGGAGATTCTCTTATTTTACTAGGTGATATGAAAAAAGTAGGTGATTTCAGATCTGAGCTATGCAAAGACGACCGGTCACTGGCGGAAAGAACTGAACATATTTAA
- a CDS encoding chorismate synthase translates to MIRYFTAGESHGPGLTGIIEGIPAGLAITESEIAEHLARRQQGYGRGGRMAFEKDHATISSGVRFGKTMGGPIALYMENRAFQKDKANWPVVMNKETESDDIEKITLPRPGHADLVGAQKYRFDDIRPVIERSSARETGMRVACTGIARKLLKHFGIEIGGHVLRIGEAGYNSWEEIREVADPLIQGGAEHVYKTADESEVRCLNETLSAEMVDEIKKYRKAGSSLGGVYEIIVTGVPAGLGSFTHWDRKLDGLIAQAIMGTQAMKGVEIGLGFESGARPGHNVHDEISHDGTTFQRSTNRSGGIEGGMSTGMPIIIRGVMKPIPTMLNPLKTVDMHSLEVMETRYERSDVCALPRAVVVAESVIAPVIANAFLEKFGGDSISEIEERFNSYKG, encoded by the coding sequence ATGATAAGATATTTTACAGCCGGAGAATCACACGGTCCGGGATTAACAGGAATTATAGAAGGAATACCGGCTGGATTAGCCATTACTGAAAGTGAGATTGCAGAGCATCTTGCTCGTCGCCAACAGGGATATGGACGTGGTGGTAGAATGGCTTTTGAAAAAGATCATGCAACCATAAGCTCTGGTGTTCGCTTCGGAAAAACGATGGGTGGACCTATCGCACTTTATATGGAGAACAGGGCTTTCCAAAAGGACAAAGCCAATTGGCCTGTGGTAATGAACAAAGAGACAGAGTCCGATGATATCGAAAAAATTACTCTTCCACGTCCGGGTCATGCCGACCTGGTAGGCGCTCAGAAATATCGTTTTGATGACATAAGACCGGTAATTGAACGCTCAAGTGCCAGAGAAACCGGAATGCGTGTAGCCTGTACAGGAATTGCCCGGAAGTTACTCAAACACTTCGGTATCGAAATAGGTGGCCATGTTCTAAGAATTGGAGAAGCCGGGTATAATTCATGGGAGGAAATAAGGGAAGTAGCAGATCCTCTTATTCAAGGCGGGGCAGAACATGTTTATAAAACGGCCGATGAATCTGAAGTACGATGCTTAAATGAGACCCTTTCTGCCGAAATGGTTGATGAAATCAAGAAATACAGAAAAGCTGGTTCCTCACTGGGAGGTGTTTACGAGATTATTGTAACCGGAGTACCTGCTGGTTTGGGAAGTTTTACTCACTGGGATAGAAAACTTGATGGCTTAATTGCCCAGGCAATTATGGGCACCCAGGCAATGAAAGGGGTTGAGATCGGCTTAGGATTCGAATCCGGAGCCAGACCCGGGCACAATGTGCACGACGAAATTTCCCACGATGGTACTACTTTTCAACGTTCTACAAACCGCTCGGGTGGAATAGAAGGCGGAATGAGTACGGGTATGCCTATCATTATACGGGGAGTCATGAAGCCTATTCCTACTATGCTCAACCCACTAAAAACGGTAGATATGCATAGCCTTGAGGTTATGGAAACCCGTTATGAACGATCTGATGTGTGTGCATTACCTAGAGCGGTTGTAGTAGCTGAAAGTGTGATCGCACCTGTAATTGCTAATGCCTTTCTCGAAAAATTTGGAGGTGATTCTATTAGTGAAATAGAAGAGCGCTTTAATAGTTATAAAGGGTGA
- a CDS encoding sigma-70 family RNA polymerase sigma factor: protein MSKKHRLKQLQFNDEIIPHLDSLYNFGLRLTGDPSDTEDLVQDTIVKAFRFFDSYEKGTNAKAWLFRILKNSFINNYRKNQKKPQEVDYDEVSSYYENVRAERTDTTDLEHLIFRNLMDDNFTKALSKLPEDFRTVVLLCDVDGFTYEEISNMLDVPIGTIRSRLHRGRNLLKTELYEYAKKRGFTDD, encoded by the coding sequence GTGAGTAAAAAACATCGATTAAAACAGCTTCAATTCAATGATGAGATTATTCCTCACCTGGACTCGCTGTATAATTTCGGCCTTAGGCTTACCGGTGATCCTAGCGACACAGAAGATTTAGTTCAGGATACCATCGTTAAAGCCTTCCGGTTCTTCGATAGCTATGAAAAGGGAACCAACGCTAAAGCCTGGTTATTCCGTATCCTCAAAAACTCGTTCATTAATAACTACCGGAAAAATCAGAAAAAACCGCAAGAGGTAGATTACGATGAGGTTTCTTCCTATTACGAAAACGTAAGGGCCGAAAGAACCGACACCACCGATTTAGAGCACCTGATCTTCAGAAACCTGATGGATGATAATTTCACAAAGGCGCTCTCAAAATTACCTGAGGATTTTAGAACCGTTGTATTGTTGTGCGATGTAGATGGCTTCACCTATGAAGAAATTTCGAACATGCTGGATGTTCCAATTGGTACTATACGTTCAAGGCTGCACCGGGGAAGAAACCTGCTCAAGACAGAACTTTACGAATACGCCAAGAAAAGAGGCTTTACCGACGATTAA
- a CDS encoding ABC transporter ATP-binding protein — MIEIKNLTKSFGSNLIWKDVSFNIENGETLAIIGKSGCGKSVLLKHLNALLYPDSGKVMIDGHDLFCLSYSELRKMRQRFGILFQGAALFDSISTFENVAFPLRYFTKDSEEVIQEKVNKALEMVNLTGAGDKSTASLSGGMRKRVGLARAIILQPQYLLYDEPTSGLDPKTSEEINELIVSMSKNLDITSIVITHDMHSVLTVAEKVAFLDEQKLSWYGSVEEMQESDYPPLIDFITASEYQIKQKHY, encoded by the coding sequence ATGATTGAGATTAAGAATCTTACTAAAAGTTTTGGTTCCAATTTGATTTGGAAAGATGTCTCATTCAATATTGAGAATGGGGAAACTCTTGCAATAATTGGGAAATCAGGATGTGGTAAATCTGTACTGCTAAAACACCTGAATGCACTTTTGTATCCCGATTCAGGTAAAGTGATGATTGACGGACATGACTTATTTTGCTTGTCCTATTCCGAATTGAGAAAAATGCGACAACGCTTTGGTATACTGTTTCAAGGAGCCGCGCTATTTGATTCTATCAGTACTTTTGAGAACGTGGCATTTCCGCTTCGTTACTTTACTAAAGATTCCGAAGAGGTTATTCAGGAGAAAGTGAATAAAGCTCTGGAAATGGTAAATCTTACTGGTGCGGGAGATAAAAGTACAGCATCATTATCAGGAGGGATGAGGAAAAGAGTAGGTTTGGCAAGGGCGATTATTTTACAGCCACAATACTTACTATATGATGAACCAACATCAGGGTTAGATCCTAAAACTTCCGAAGAGATCAATGAACTGATAGTAAGTATGTCCAAGAATCTCGATATAACTTCAATAGTTATTACTCATGATATGCACAGTGTGCTAACGGTAGCCGAAAAAGTAGCCTTTTTGGACGAGCAAAAACTTAGTTGGTATGGTTCGGTAGAAGAAATGCAGGAAAGTGATTATCCTCCACTTATCGATTTTATAACAGCAAGTGAGTACCAGATCAAACAAAAACACTATTAG